In one window of Sus scrofa isolate TJ Tabasco breed Duroc chromosome Y, Sscrofa11.1, whole genome shotgun sequence DNA:
- the LOC110257886 gene encoding heat shock transcription factor, Y-linked-like: MAHAPSEIQGVSPKDAPTGSESSITSPWCDNSITGDLDLRSQIEEKAFQALSEGSLIKEPCHTLCASEPDGDNDFPPLPFPRKLWEIVESDRFKSIWWDENGTSIVINEERFKKEVLERKAPFRIFETESMKSLVRQLNLYGFTKLRRNFQRPASLANILAEDNEDSAWNKLQFYHNPNFKRGCPNLLVRMKRRVRVKNASPVSASLLQGCSKKRSRTGGDVDNHNSDVAAETRGEDAFSTSTNLNVPLIRWPSMSQRISNTTTPTRSGLSSPSSPSVRPPGQIVMAQHAIFSQLTTFHMHSQSSYSPASGHIVNFITTTTSISQYHRISNFPSGYFGLRVEPSPLPTRYQNISPTEGPVSNPQPAAHPWFPMPMATDTSVASLSRPNPQSSSISEHHPNYY; this comes from the exons atggcacatgctccttcagaaattcaaggtgtgtctcctaaagatgcaccaactggttcagaatcctccattacatctccatggtgtgataactcaatcactggggacttggacttgaggtctcagattgaagaaaaagctttccaggcttTGTCTGAGGGCTCCCTGATTAAAGAGCCATGCCACacattgtgtgcctctgaaccagatggagataatgattttcctcctctgccctttcccagaaaactttgggaaattgttgaaagtgatcgatttaagtccatttggtgggatgaaaatggaacctcgatcgtgattaatgaagaacgcttcaagaaagaagttctggagagaaaggctcccttcagaatttttgaaactgagagtatgaaaagcttagttcgacagcttaacctttatggatttactaaattgcgaaggaattttcaaagacctGCCTCACTAGCCAACATTCTGGCAGAAGATAATGAAGACTCTGCTTGGAACAAG ctgcagttctaccataatccaaattttaaacgAGGCTGTCCCAatctgttggtgaggatgaaaagaagagtcagggtgaaaaatgcttctccagtatcGGCTTCTCTACTTCAAGGCTGCAGCAAGAAGCGCTCTAGAACAGGGGGTGATGTGGATAACCATAATTCTGATGTGGCTGCAGAAACTCGTGGAGAAGATGCATTTTCAACCTCTACAAACCTAAATGTGCCTTTAATAAGGTGGCCTTCTATgagccagagaatttctaatacaactaccCCAACTAGAAgtggtctttcttctccatcatcaccatcagtcaggccaccaggacaaattgtcatggctcaacatgctatttttagtcagttgaccacgtttcacatgcactcacaaagcagctactctccagcaagtggccacatcgtgaatttcattacaactaccacttccatttctcagtaCCACCGCATTTCTAACTTCCCAAGTGGTTATTTTGgactgagggtggagccttctccTTTGCCAACCAGATACCAGAATATATCACCAACTGAGGGCCCTGTGTCTAACCCGCAACCAGCAGCCCATCCATGGTTCCCAATGCCAATGGCCACTGACACATCTGTTGCATCCCTTTCAAGGCCAAACCCTCAGTCCTCTTCCATATCTGAACATCACCCTAATTACTACTGA